In Scomber japonicus isolate fScoJap1 chromosome 11, fScoJap1.pri, whole genome shotgun sequence, the genomic stretch AGAATGACTCCAAATGATTAATCGATTGTAAAAATCAAATAGCTGGCAACTAATCAGTTTAATCTCTGCTCTAAATAACATACCTTGATGTTTCGGTCTGTATCAGTCACTCATATCTGTCCACACTGCCAAAATCACTCAGGTCAGATACTTAAAGACATAACTATCTGTAAGTTAGTAAAGTTTGATATGTGTAGAATTTTACAACTGCAGGGTTACAACGTGctacaaaaaaagacaataaaagccatgtcaacaaatatttaaattaaaaacaaccaaaaaataaaGGATATGGACAAATCAGGACTTGGAGGCATCAATAAAATTCATATTGAGAATAAACAGATTTTCAGAAAAGATTTAAAACACGACCCCCAGAGGGAGACATAATCTTGGAACCAGAACAGAAAAGGTTGGGTCTTGAACTTTGAGCAGGGCACTCTTTGCTATACGGTGGAAACAAATAGTGTAATCAGAGGGattatgacttttattttatatttgtaaggAACCCAACAACAGGCTCGTCGATCAGCAATCATCAGAGTTGATCACATTTCTATAGAGAGATAAACTTAATAACTCattatgtgtatttaaaaaaactttttaaatgtaatatagcGTAGTCTCTCTGTTAATACTGCACATTTATTGAAATACTGGAACcacttaaatgttttttgaCAGTAGTAAGACAGATAAAgtcacctcctccttcctcccataaTGATTAAAGTAGCTAAGCTGATTATCTCAATAGATGAAGTTTACAGAGATGAGGAAGTCACAGtggacctttttaaaatgtgtaaaatgcctatttaaactttttaatatCCTAAAAATCAGGAGAGTTAAAAATAGCTGTAAGGGGCTCACAATGTTTTTGTTAGTGTACATGTGCTCAGCTCTGGCAGTGAGAACAAAGCTCTGTCTGGTATGAGGGATTCGTTGGACCCCCCGCTgactataaaataataatcactcTGACAGACTGCTCGTAGACAATAGCAAGTCTGCATTTGCTTTTGTATTTGCTTTGTATCTGTAACTTGGTAGGTCTGCCTTGACTAATGCTGACTAGATCCACTGCTCTGTTTTACAGGCGAGTATCCTTGACTCCTGTTGCATCCCGTTCTTCCAGCTCACTCTTCAACAATCCCTCCTCCACTGAGAAGGCCAAACATGGTTAGTGGGGGTCATGGTTGGGCCTGCTGCTTTGGTTGTTCTTTGTTAtgatatgtcttttttttttttttggcaaagaTCTCAGCAGAAGTCTAACGGTTGAAAGATGTTATGATGCATTGTAATCCATCCTCATCGAGAGCCATCAGTGTATATTCACAGAGCTTcttgtgttttaatatttataaagtATCTATAgttaaacagtttaaaatgCTATTCCACTGGAGGCTACAAACTCTTAAATTGaatatttacactttattaacattttgagTCTTATCTTTGTAGTTTTGACCTCTTTATTTCTATCATATGATGAACTTATGCTCACCAAAGTAATTTAGGAAATTTGGGATTAGCAACACCGCCACAATAAAGCCCCAAGGTGCAAGAAACACAAGCAGGTGATCAAACAGGTTCTAAACGAGCCAAAAGCATTGCCTGAATACCTAAGACACTTTATTTAGAGGTGAAAACAAAAGCGCACCAAACATTTAATTCTGCATTGAAAAACATGGAAGGTCACAGCTGAACCATAAAGTTGCTCTCTAGTCTGTGATCGATGTTAGccagttttttggggggtttttttacgttgttttttattatgttgcaattattattaaaaataagcTAACCTGGAATTTCTTTTAGTTTGTAAAGTCTGTATCATCACCTGACTGCTTGTATTTCTTGATATCTTTTGTTTTAAGTGAGGTAGCCATGTTCCCAGATTTCAGATGTTAAAAGATATCAGGGTAGCTAGTTTTTTAACTGTCTGAAAACAACACCCAGATGACCATGTgtacactgaaagaggttttcctcactgtaatcattcctcctggtaaaaaattgttaaaaaacaaaatccacaaatgttttgaaaagttgtgaactcatcctttaacTTTAATGCAATTGTTAATGATGGGAAGAATGACTTTCAAAACTGAAATTGATACTCAATTtgaaacaaagtagaattagctttattgtctttaagtttaatatgaaaaactTAACACAACATTTGGAATACaaccttttttgtgtgtcttgtaGTTACTTGTATGATAACCATAGTTTTTGATTTGCAATATCTATGTAGACTGAATTGTGTCAAAGAATCTCTTAAATCTTCCATATCTCATTCAGCTTCTTACATGACAGCAGAAGACAGTCGACACAGATGACAGACTGTACTGTTATAACCCTTCTCTcactcatttcttcctttcatttctccaGAACGTCCCTCTCCTCCGTCCGATCCAGTCTGCCAGCCTCCAGAGTCCAAACGCCCCAAGACCCGTGACCCCCCAGCAAAGGACCGTGTCACCCAGGCTTAGTGTTTACTGGCAACAGTGTGGTGCTATGATGTCTGATTGTAGTACATACAGCAGAGTGACAAAGAGGCCAAACTGTTGAGGCTCCCTGTGGATGTAATACCACAGAGGCATTGTGTTTGGGTTGATATATATAACATGACTGTACTTGACATAACCTCACATAATGTACTGGGTTATAAAACAAACCGTATTGCTTGTCTTTTAATTCTTTAgtcatgtgtgttttgtttttggtttttttttgcatgaaaaaGTCAAACAGGTAATGAGGTAattgtattatatttcatttgtgacatttctaGGCTCGAGTGCTGTAAAGAGGATAGTAGTGACTCATTTCTTATCAAAAACATGTGATTGTGAAACTCAAACTGCAACTCCAAACCTGAAGAAGAGGGGCAGAAAACAAGCACTTCAAGGTTTAGTGCTTTGTGTGAGCTGTGAATATATAACCCGAGTCTTAATTTACAGAGTACTGTGGGCCAGCAGCTTGACTGAAAGGCTCAAAATAGTCAAACATGTCAGAGTAATTTTCTCATTGTCTAATAAAAGATGTTTGATATACAATACATTTGTTAATGGTTTGTGTTGAGTCTGTTGATTCATGCTCTTTTAATGACAAACAGCTGACAGTTATGTAAAATGGTAATTTATAGGCAGACTTTGTGCTCAAACTAAACTGATTTAGTTGTGATTAAAATGAGGACATGGCTTATGTAGGATTTTCTATTTAGAGGTATGTTTCTCTCAATGTAGCTAGGATTCAAAGAATTTTGACTGGAAACCAAAAAggtatttcatttgttgttattGCATGgatttttcatgtttaattatCTAGTTACATTTTGAGGGAGAACATGTAGATTTTAATGTGCTACATGAAGGCCCATGCATTacctttttcttatttattgaGCCAAACCTGGTCAATTATAAACATGGTGTCTTCATGTTAACTTACTGCATCATCCAGTAAGAAATACCTGGCATGTGTATGTTTTCTCTTGTGGAATATAAATTATCCTATGGTTACTAAAATCCATCCCCTCTGTATCCTCAGTGGTTGCTGCAGCTTTAACATTACAGTATTTAATGATTGCTTTGGCTCAGTGTGTTTCAATGGGCCAAACTCTTGATGCAAAAAGTGGAAGTGACTGGTTGAATTATTACCTTTAAACACAAAGTGCTGTTCCTcacatacaaaatgtaaaatactaaaTCACATGCGGATTCCACAGAATACACACAGCTCATATTAGCACAACTTCCAGTACTTACTGTTGAAAGCACAGATTACTGAATCAAAGCAACTTGTGTCTGCAAGAATTAAACCTGATTTTGACTAAATTGTGCATTTCTTTCCTGTGGAAAATGCTACTGCACAGTTTTAATGATAATTTACTACTGTCTGACAGTGGCATTtgatatatattattacatttgcGCATATTATTCCAAAACAATGTGGGTTAAAGTCCAGTAGTGAAtaatgttttgatgtttggACATTGGCTGTTGAGAGATGTTTTGTATTGCAATTTGATATGGATGTTTTCAATTTGTGTACTCTGAGATTTTGAGGCCAAAATCTGAAGTATAGGTGTTGATAGTTTTGCTAATTGAAAACTGAACCAATAAAGCACTAGAAAAATACTATATTACAGCACCTGACATTGAAATGTCAGTGACAGCCATCATTTCAAAATCTGAAATAATCTGtctatttgttgttgttattttctaGCTAAATTAAACCAAGGTCGTTTTAAGAAGAGAACTGGATAAGGAGAAGTGGATAATCTTAATTTAAATGTGTCTATTCTGAATAAAAATGAGTGGATCATGTTTAACTTGGCTGAGCTGCAAGTGAAGCAAATACTAGTACACTGGCATCGTGCGAGGGCAACCCAACTTGATGCGAAGGGAAGCAAACCAGCTTGAGTGACAGCTCCCTCGGCCAATCACATCTCCGTCTGAGTGAAGCTCTTTAAAGCTTCTGCTAATGGCCTTTGTGTGAAGGCGGGGAGCAGTCGGCTCGGTTAGGCTGCTGATTAGCAATAAACAGAAAGGTTACGAGTTTAAAAATGTGGATTATTTGACCACCAGACTGGCTCTGCGGCTACGAGAGCGCTGTGAACTATGTCGGGTGTCTAACTGGAGATTGTTGGCTTGGTTTTGTGGCGACCCGGCGGTGATTTTTGCAACATTTAGAGACAACCTCGCGTTTTTTTTAGGTCGTTCAAAGTGGCGATGCTGAGCTGATAGCTGCGTCATCATGTTGCTTCCGACTCGAGTTGGCGAGAAGAAATCTCAAGTTAACGCCAGAGGTGAAGCCGCCCGCCGTCATCCAGCTCCGGAGGCCACTCCCGACCCCTGAGACAGATGGGAGACGGGCTGAGAGCCAGAGGCAGGCGGTGAAGCTTGTTTACGTGGAGGCTGTGAAACTGGGGACTTTGCATCACTTGGCTCGGCGCTGTTGGCGCGATTCTCCCCTTGGCTGCATTTATTATCTGCACTTGGTTGGACGGTCAGATATTTCTATTGATGTTGCGTGACTGTTAGAAATCCGCAGAAAAATGTTCTGACGTGTCACCAGAGACGTTTCTCAAACAGAAAGTGcagttatattaatatttaatgttggATGAGGATGTTGCTCCAACTGTTTGGATAGTCTGAAGTGATGCCCTCGTTGACAGAAGGACCCCCCCTCCAGTAAAAACGCTGCTCACTCCCATCTGATGctcacttttcttttattttcatttagctCCGGTTAAGAAAACCAGCCTTATACAAGCCATAAAGAGATACTTTTTGATTGAATTAACTGGCCCTATAGCCGCCCAATGGGATACATCAGCTCATTAGCAAAGTGTCAGAGAGGGTTTGCTGGAACTTATTATTAGGTCGGTGGTCTGTTGTCTCCTGTCACCCCATCCACGTGGACTTTGTATCAGGACGGTGGGTTAAGTTTGGTTGGTGGCTCCCCGCCGTGACGCACAAGGGGCGACTCGGCCGAGCAAAGCAAAGCAGGGACTATTTGACTGCTTCAGACAGGAAGACCCGGGGGTCTTTCCCTACACTGGACACAGTTACACTTTTTCTTAGATCAGAATATAAGGCCGGTTAAAATGGCCAGAGACTGCAACCACACCAACACACATTACGCGCACTCAGAGAGGTTTTGTCTCTCCAAACCTTGGCtggatggagacagagagatggagtcACCTGGGAACTCAAGAGGCCGTGGTCCAGCCACACGGTGGTCGCCGAACTTCGAGATGATTGACGGGATGCTGTACCGCAAAAAGCTGGAAAAGGGCTTCATCAACTACCGGGAGGTTTTGGATGAGGACCGGCGGCATGAGGCCATCGCCACCTTTCACCGGCGGCGGGCCGGCCAGCGTCACCTCTCCCTGGAGGAGACCTACAAATGTGTGGCTGAAAACTACTGGTGGGAGGGTATGAACATCACTTCTTAACGTTCAACTGACTTCATAGGACAGCATGTGGTTTAAGTTTTTGAAAACAATGTGTGGTTCTCATCTGTATCTAACAATGCAGTGTATTCACTCATTATTGTGAGAAAGTGTAGGGATATTTAAAACAGCCTCACACTAATGATTGAATTTATCAGAGATCAAGAGGCATGATTGACAGTCATTAATTATGGCCCTGGCTTTTCTTGTCTGTGTGgctgttcatttcatttgtggCTTTTATCTAAAACACTAGAATTGTTCTTTATAGTACAAGTGTTTCTGAAGTGTGAGATGATAATCCTTGTCTGTGCACCTCATATGTTGGTTCCTGGCTTATTTTCTGTCTACTCACTGATGTTGAATTAATGATTTTCTTCACAGGGATGTACTTTCAGATCAGAGACTTTGTCCTGAGTTGTCCAGAGTGTCTGAGCCAGCGCAGCAAGAGGACAGAGGTAAGAGGCTGATCTGAAAAGTTTGTTTTCCCTCCAGTGTAATTTTCAGCTTCAGTttttcactttcctttttttttctgcatcccacacattttatttcacacCTGCTAAATTTCATTTTCACTGAATCCTGTTCTCACTCTTGTCTTCTACAAGTGCTTTCCCACACATTATATTCCAATTATGAAGTCTCTTTTCCTGTCTTGCTGCCTTCACCTCTCAGGAGCCGGGTGGCAGAGGATGTGTCACAAAGACGATTGCATCGCACAGCGCGGACATGCTAAGCAAATTGAGGAGTCAGAGGGAGGCAGGGATGTTCTGTGACATTACCCTGCGGACAAAAGGGCAGTCCTACTCGGCCCACAGAGCCGTCCTGGCAGCTGTCAGCGATCACTTCCAGGAAATCTTTACAGAGATGGATACGAATATGAAAGCAGACATAGATCTCACTGGTAAGTGACACTCAGAAACCTTGTAAGCAGACTAGCTGGACAGTCTGGCCTCACAGAAAATGCCATTGTGTATGAGTTAATATTTCCAAGTTTAGCAGCAGAGATTTACTCTCAAATATCCATCAAACTGAGAGAAGTTTAATGGTAATCATGATGGATGATGGTGTGCCTCGTTAATATAAATAATTCTAAACATCGAGAGACATGAGTTGAAAACATATCTCTTTATCTTTCAAACAATGGAGGAAAGATGTAACTCATTCACTTTTTTCTTGTGTCATTCAAGGCACAAGAAGGGCATTTGAAGGGCCTTTTTAAATGAGACCAGCTTGCTGCTCTAGAAATCTGTAGTTGGGATGATCTAGACACTGAACTCATGTACTTAATGTATTGGTCTGAAAAAATAGACATACATTGTCCAGAGTTGCCCTTTCACACATGTAGCACTGAACAGGATTGTCCGTGTTAGACATGTTCTCACCTACTGGAAATACTGTGTTTGGTTTCCGTGAAGGTTGGCGCCTGGGTAGACCAAACTAAGGAAGCAACATGACGCGAAAAGTACACTGCATTTGAAATTCAGCGTTTTTAAGCTTTTCACTAGAAATAAAACTGCTTTTATATTACGAGAAATCACAGGGAGTCTGCTCTCTCATGAGCACTAGCTTCACAGTGGAGCATTCCGGCCCTGTCAAAACAAAGAAGCTTAGCTGGCCCACTGTGTTTATCCAGGGCCAGTCGCATGAAAGAAACATCATCAACACGCCCACTCGTTCACTGTGAATTCTCTGGACAATCAGCTGCTTTATTCACACATGGGCTGAATCAGACATTACAGGGACTTTGTACTAGGGAGCTGGCAGGGTCAAATCAGTGTAATGTCCGGTCCAGCTCATTTGGACCTTCTGTGTAATGTCCGGTCCAGCTCATTTGGACCTTCGATGTTTTGTctattacatttgaaaaagttGGGGTATTCATATACTTGAGGACAAGACTGTTGCATGTTCACAAGATCAGATATCTTTTTCATactagaagatcccttcataatgcacttacaatgtaagtgataggGCACAAAATCTATAAGCTTCCCtctgtgcaaaaaaatgtgtttaaaagtttatctgacgctaatatgaaacttcaaccatccaaatgagtcaaatcaagtagatatgtaACATTACAGTTTGTTTAGTGCCGAAGTCGCTCTTAATAAAGATAATTCTACTTTCTAGTATCAATTTCAGTTTTGAAAGTCATTCTTCCCGTCCTTAACAGTTGCATTAAAGTTAAACGACTTTTAAAAACAGTCGtaaaacagtcaggtgcccaaatgaataTTGAAATAGGTTTCTCTTGCCAtgataattcctcctgttcataccgaacattaaaagatcccttcataatgggGCACAAATTCCACAGTCCTCCATCTGTgtaaaaatggatttaaaagtttgtGACACTAATATCAAGCTTCagtgtccaaatgagtcaaatcaagtagagaTCACTAAACGTTACTCTTTGTAGTGCTAAGGtccctctttttttgttattataccTCCACTGCAGCCCAATATGGAAACACTGTCCGAGGTAACATGAAGAGTGATTTTGATgctaaaagactgtaaatgtggtatatatccacttgatatgtcCTTCACcttgctgaagcctcatataagcttcagataaacttagAGGGCCCCATCTTGCGTATGGCGGGTGTggtgcatgtgtctttgttagtttcccccagcgcagttgtcattttctcgccctgcgcccacgttgtctaaatagcaaatgcacttgcaccagtctgtgcgcccataggcgtgttggtctcaaaatgaggtgtggtcaggcgcattggtggcgcgttgctattttgaggcagaggaaagcgatttcactactgaccaaaaaaacaggtctaaagtcactggtgtatatttcactgttatttaagcGGCGCATCATCAAGAGTTCAATATGCTCCTAGATAGGCGAGTGTGCATCGCacagacactgtgcttgttatACACACGGGCACGCAACAGGACACAAACACgcaaaacatcactaataaaaggactgaatggatggatgtgaatttgtattatgatgtacatcaacatattaaaaacacatttcataatatttatcagatttaattaattgtaaaaaatggagaGTACCGCTgcggacagtcctaacaacctatgaaagtctgaagcctctgagatgctgtaCAGTgcgcagtgccattacgcacagccactcactgtttattaaatcagctgatgacaccaggctgctgcacacctctacactcatcagactggttagttataactacacacacctctacactcatcagactgggtggttataactacacacacctctacactcatcagactgggtggttataactacacacacctctacactcatcagactgggtggttataactacacacacctctacactcatcagactgggtggttataactacacacacctctacactagTCAGACTGggtggttataactacacacacctctacactagTCAGACTGggtggttataactacacacacctctacactcatcagactgggtGGTTATATCTCtatttcttcctttatatgaattaaatgtgaggttagcagctcatctgCCAACTTTCTTTCCAGCAAcagtaactcatgttatattattgaaacacattgctgggtaaatgcgcCGTTATAATAGGAATCTGTCAATTTGACAacgctcctggatattaaagggaattgGAGATGACACTCCATTTTTCCGccattaaaatagcaaaagtggattcgGACCCGCCCTaaaaggcacttgcgccacgcgcttcacgccatgcgctatagatcgttaaaatggggcccaTAGTGTGTCTGTTGGAATTATCAGCTCTAGAAGTGTTTTGTTATCTCAGTTTAACTTTCAGGAGTTTCTAAAGGCTTGTGTAATGTGTCTTTCTgccacagaggaaataaattaatgaatgtgAACGATACCAAAGAATCTCCAGACATCTTTACTGCAGTAACAGATTGCAGACCAATCTGTCAAACAGACAAGAATGACTGGTTTCACAGATGAAGTCTGAGTGAAATAGTAACGTTATCTGCTGGAGAAAATAAACTCCACGCTTCCAATAGCCTGACAGGAGAGTGTGTGAGTATTTGAATGATAGATGCTACACATGTGATTTATGTTCTGCTTTAATGGAAGTATTTCACTTTAAAGACTCTCTACTccttatattaatattatctcAGGGAAACTGTCCCATCTGGACgagtgtgtaaatatgtttCATCTTGATAAAGTCCCAAAATCAGGCTTTGGAAAAGGGTGAGTCGTCTTATATTCAGGCCAATACAGTATAGCTTTGATGTGTCATCAGACAGGAGCAGAAGTGGCTCTATTGAAAGCAGTTGATAGGTCTCTTACTCTCCACTGTCATGTTCATGCTTTACTCCcactcttctttctgtctctctgatcTTGCGTTTTCACTGACTTGCTTTCATCTCACTGATCGACCAGAGTTCAGCATGCCTAATTAAATGATCTTTTCCCCCCCCTCAGGTTTCTGTGAGGACAGCCTTCTGCCTCTGCTGGATTTCTCCTACTCCTCCACCCTGTGTGTTCGCCAGGAAGACCTACCTGAAGTCATCACCATGGCCCGCCACCTTGGCATGTGGCCTGCAGTGGAAGCCTGCACTGCTCTCATGAAAGAGCAAGAACTGCACCTACATCCTGACAAGGACTTCACCTCAGCCTATGCTGGTGCGTGCCACGAGCGTCATCGGCAACAGAGGGAAAGCAAGAGGAAAGGAATTTTGGGATTAGGGAATGACATGAACAACAGCTTCACTTTAAAGCTGGAGGCATCAGATGAGTCTTTAGAAATAAGTCCAAGGCGCAATTTGCGCAGAACACCAAAACCCCAAGGTCATAATGGCCTCCCTTTGAGTCCTTCACACAGGATGAAGCTCATGGACTTCAAATCTCCTTCCTCCAAGAAGGGAGCTGCACCTCGAAGTGCCATAACCACCTCACAGTCACAGAACTACTCATCCATGTCCCCATCGAGCACCCGTCTACTACGCTCTACTCCTGGAGCTGCACAGAAGGTTCAGAGATTGCTGCCCATGCCAGAAAGCCCTCGACGAAACAAAAAGGCTCACTCCATCACACGGCTTTCCCGCGCCTCCAGATCGAGGTCGAGCACGGTTTGTAGCCCTGTAAGAGTGAagcaggaagtggaggaagtcgtagaggatgaagaggattaTGCACGAGCACAGGAGAAGTACAAGCTGATGAATGTTCTTGGGCTACAGAGGACCGCCCTCCTCCCCAGACCAGAagatctgattggctggagaCAGAAGAAACGACTCAGGAAGCTGAAGGCCAACAACTACTCACTGACCAAGAGGCGGAAACCCCGTGTCACCTCCCCGGCAATACAGTATACACTGTCACTTCCCCTCTGTGCCCCGGTCAACTCTTGCCTTCTCAGCAAGTCAGCAAAGAGCAAGTCAGTGGTTCCAGTCAGCCAAGTGAAGACGACACCTAAGAGGCAAAAGAGCACCCCTCAACATGTGCCCCCAAGTGACAGGAGCATGCGTAGTAAAGGGGCGCTTCCCGACATGTTCCAGCCTGCATCCAGGCCTGGCTACGGGGGACGAGAACTCAGACGGTCagtgaggaagggagagagtgtCCACCGTCCTGTCCAGCAGCCGCTGCGACGCAACACCAGGAAAACCATAGTGAGGAACACGGTTAGGATAAAAACAGAACCAGCTGAATACTCTATCTCAGGTCTCTGTATTCCATCAAACCATCACCATGGCCACACACCTCATAGATCCACACCTCCACAGAGAACACAGGCCAGAAATAAGATCACCGTAGAGACGGTCAGGACGCTGCGTTACAACAGCAGCCGACCAGCCGCAAAGGCCAAGCTCAGGCGGGGGTCCGCAAGAGAGGTGGAGAAGACAAAGTGTAAACCCAGAGAGGATGGCAGGAAGGTGGGGGGCCAAGGGATGAGGGGGATGATGGACACCGGACCGAGAGTAAAGGATAATGAACCTGGCGGGCTCCATTTATCAGAGCATGCTCCTCCACCATCCATTTACAACCACCCTCTGTATAAAGTAATTAAAGAGGAGCCAGCAGAACTCGTGCCAGTTGGATCTTTCTCTGATCCTCCCTCACCAGACCTGGGCAAGCGCCAGAGCAAGCCCCCCATCAAATTACTGGACTCAGGCTTTCTGTTTAGTTTCTGTCGACCAGCAGGGGCACCCATGGCAGTActaaagaaagaggaggagagcgtGGATATCTGCTTAACTCGCTCTGTGTCACAAGTTGGGAAGAAATTTGGAGCTGAAGAGCCCCACCACAGGGCACTGAGAGCCAGAGGACCACCCACCTTGCCTgtggtgaagagggagagagaggagaggagtgtgaGCCAAAGCAGGGTTCAGGGAGTCAGACGAAGCTCCCGAAACAACACTCATCATGTGGCCAAGCCTAGCGGGTCAAAGGCCACACAGATCAAGCCAAAGGTAGATGAAGATGACTGTGGGAcctcctttttattttacatgtatatGATGATGTATAAATGACATATTTTGAATCTACAACATTTGAGTAAACACGTCAATATTGTTTCCTAATGTCTTCAGCAACAAGGTAATCTCCTCCTTGCGAGAGGCAGGAGCTGTGTCATGTTGGACTCTGTTCGTCGAGCGAGGTTAAAGCAGCTTCGAGGACCTCGTAGTCAAGTCCCCAAAGTCCCAAAGTCGGCCCACACCTGCCCGCAGTGCCCAGCCTCCTACAGGGACTGTGATGCTCTAATCATGCATCGTCTAAGGCACATCGAGGGCAAGCACTGGCCATGCCCGGTAAGGACTGACTTTCCCAAACCCTAATGTAAAACCACACAACTAACAAGGGTGAAAAAATCATTGCTTGGAGCTCAGACAGTTTTCTTATTCCCAGCAAACAATATATTTGTCAACTGTGAGGGAAAACAATTAATGCAGTGTGATACAAGACAGGTGTTCTTCTGAGTGAACTGGATGCTCTGC encodes the following:
- the si:dkey-229b18.3 gene encoding uncharacterized protein si:dkey-229b18.3: MIDGMLYRKKLEKGFINYREVLDEDRRHEAIATFHRRRAGQRHLSLEETYKCVAENYWWEGMYFQIRDFVLSCPECLSQRSKRTEEPGGRGCVTKTIASHSADMLSKLRSQREAGMFCDITLRTKGQSYSAHRAVLAAVSDHFQEIFTEMDTNMKADIDLTGFCEDSLLPLLDFSYSSTLCVRQEDLPEVITMARHLGMWPAVEACTALMKEQELHLHPDKDFTSAYAGACHERHRQQRESKRKGILGLGNDMNNSFTLKLEASDESLEISPRRNLRRTPKPQGHNGLPLSPSHRMKLMDFKSPSSKKGAAPRSAITTSQSQNYSSMSPSSTRLLRSTPGAAQKVQRLLPMPESPRRNKKAHSITRLSRASRSRSSTVCSPVRVKQEVEEVVEDEEDYARAQEKYKLMNVLGLQRTALLPRPEDLIGWRQKKRLRKLKANNYSLTKRRKPRVTSPAIQYTLSLPLCAPVNSCLLSKSAKSKSVVPVSQVKTTPKRQKSTPQHVPPSDRSMRSKGALPDMFQPASRPGYGGRELRRSVRKGESVHRPVQQPLRRNTRKTIVRNTVRIKTEPAEYSISGLCIPSNHHHGHTPHRSTPPQRTQARNKITVETVRTLRYNSSRPAAKAKLRRGSAREVEKTKCKPREDGRKVGGQGMRGMMDTGPRVKDNEPGGLHLSEHAPPPSIYNHPLYKVIKEEPAELVPVGSFSDPPSPDLGKRQSKPPIKLLDSGFLFSFCRPAGAPMAVLKKEEESVDICLTRSVSQVGKKFGAEEPHHRALRARGPPTLPVVKREREERSVSQSRVQGVRRSSRNNTHHVAKPSGSKATQIKPKQQGNLLLARGRSCVMLDSVRRARLKQLRGPRSQVPKVPKSAHTCPQCPASYRDCDALIMHRLRHIEGKHWPCPLCSKTFFRLRNVRNHIHTHDPKLYKCRSCIVAGS